GCTGCCCTCGTTGTCCGGCGAAGTGCCCCCAGCCCTTGGCCATGGGGGCCCCTCGGTTGGTTCTGGTCCATCTGCCCTGGATTTCTCCGACGGCCTTCGTTTTCAAGATTGGATTCTTCACAAGTTCAATTGCCCAATCAATCTTCTTTCGGGTAAATTTGACCGACATGAGTTCTTTTTAGTCATATATTTTGGTAGGTGTTCCTTGCGTCTGTGCGCAGAATCAGTGGGCTTTCTTCTTCAATCGTTCATTGGTGGATCAGCGGATTTATTTAGGGTTATTCCTTTGTCGAACCGGGTTTTTCGCTTCTCGCTTTCCTGCAAGGATGTTGGTTTTGCAGTTTATAGACGTCGCTCTTATGTCTGCTCCTCGTTCAAAGCGTACCTTCATCTTTGGCATTCTGGTGGCCCTAATTGGATCAAAGAATGGCAGCTCTACTCTGATGAAGAATGGCAGCTCTACTCTGTCGAAGAGCGTCGCCGGCGCAACCTTGCCGAACTCCGCGTCCCACTTTTTGAGGTCGACCTCGCCGCCGCCCCCAGCTGATGAGGCGTTGGTGGTCTCCGCGGCGTCGGCGGGCTTGGCGGCGTCGTGGACGTGCTTGTTGCAGTACTCGATGACTAGGGCGAGAGTCTTGGAATTGACGTTGGGGAGCGGGATGACGTTGTCGGAGCAGTCGTCCTCGATCATGAAGCGAATGATCTCTGACTTCATCAACACCGCCTCCTCCACCTCGAACTCCTCGCAGTCGGAGCTCCTCAGCGTAAGCATCTTCTTCTCACCCATTGGTGTTGCTGAATGCTAGTAATGCTGGTGCGACGACAGGACTAAATCCTAGCACGAATCGAATCGTAGCTACCTACGTGCGGCGCGCGGCAGGATGATTGTGAGGGAACAAGGCAAGGCCATGACCTGGCCGTGACGAGACCTCTCCTTTTTATAAAGTCCTGGAACGAGGAAAACGAACTGAAGGTCGTTTAGCCCGTCCACAATGTATGGCCGCCTGTTTTGTTGCAACAGCCTGAATATCTATCTGCTGTATGGATGATTTGCAACGGCCGTCACCACAATTGTATTACGGAACCTGAATATCTATCTGTTGTATGGTACTATGTACTAGTATCAGACACTTTTATTATTCCCAGTAAAATAAGCTAAGGAACTTCCTCCTTGTTTCGGACATACAAAATACAAAATACTACTACTCTCACTATCCCGAATGCAATTCTAGCACAATATCATGGTGTAGTATCTTATGTTTGACAAAATATAGATAAAAAATCCAATCGTTATGTCACCACAATTGTATTATTACGacaaaaaatagttttatgagtcTGTACATGTTGGAAAATTAATATGGTCTAAGAATAATTTAATAATGTAGTATAAAATGTAAAACTCAGATCTACTGGCAGGCAGGGGCGGAGCTAGATatttttgttaatgggttcaGGATTCAGAATTATACGTATAACTATAAATCATAATATACTACATATGGCTATTATATAAATTAAAGGGTGAAAACATACCAACTGAATAGAATCCTGCAATCATATGTTTGCATGTTTCAAAAAAAGCACTTTGATGTTGTGCAATGTATATGTAGTTTCCTCATTCCTGATATAattaaacaaaaaacatgttactttCATGAGTTTTGAACATTTGATCATGCACAATTAATTGAAAACTATATATACTCACATGTTAAAGCTTCCCACTTCGAAATTTCATCTTCTTAAAATGATCAATCACCTCATCATTAATGATGGTTGAAAACATATCTTTCTCCACATAGCATATTAGGCAACCACTCATGAACTGATCACCCATCTTATTTCTCAACTTTTTCTTTACAACATTCATAGCTGAAAAACACCTTTCCACTGATGCTGTGGCAACCGGCAATATTAGTACTAGCTTTAGAAGTTGATAGACCAATGAAAAAGTAATATGCTTATTTGTTTGCACCATTAATTTAGCTAGATCAACAATCCCATCCAAATTGTCAAACCTTCTATCTGCTCTCACATTGTCAATGTATATAACAAGTTCAAGGCTTAGATCATCCAATTTATTTGAATCAAAATCATCTGGATAAAACTCAGCGAATAGTAGAATAGTTGTATTATTTGTGTATGTGGtacttagtttgatttgattaatattatatcattctttgttttatatataagtaatatattgtttagtggcagcgaggttatgctACCGAATGTTTTTAAGATCCTGCTAGCTTgctgtgggtttagaacctatccttgcctatacatgtaggaccgatacccttgacgaagttgaataatgttttcacgatatggtttggtttaacagtctcaggcatAGCTGAAGAccgtgcatggatgtacaatggctggagtaggaatggacgtcattctgatgattgggtagccaagaccaaagattttgtggaccacgtattctccttgtcattaaccggcactgtcagatgcccttgtaggcggcacgaaaacaatatattttttaataaggaaagagttagcctagacctttgtcagtttggatttatgcctggatatgaggtgtgggaacatcatggtgaggtagtacccaaccgaaatgtagaagaggaggagaacaatgattgggctggcgatgatgcgatgcatgagatgctagattcgctacgtccagaattaaacctaagctccgaggatcctgccacaccagaggtttccagattttttaaactgctaaaagactctgaagagccgttgcatgaacacataGATGTGAGTATACTCACTTTTGTGACTCGACTCATGCCCATTAAGTCCATgtatttttttctcgaacaattgttacaatcaGGGGCGGATTTGGACCCCGGGCCCCCTGGGCCGTGGCCCGGGGCGCAGCCCAAAAATCCTTTTATATATAGGCCTTTTTTCAATCAAAAAATTTAGCCTAAAATACATTTCAGCCCAAAAATGTGGCACAAAAAAACTCCTGCTTGCACCGATTGAGCCTGGCGCTGGAGCCTCCCTCAGTCGCTCAATTCACGAAAACATAGACTCTTCCGATTATTTCGCAAACCTGCGCGGCTGCATTTTCTACATTGCCACCTCAGTTGCTCAATTCACGAAAACATAGGCTCTTCCAATTATTTCGCAAACCTGCGCGGCTGCGTTTTCTACGTTGCCAGCGGCGCGTCGCCTCCATTCAGTCCTCCATCGCTCTCCACGCCTTCAGGCTCTACGAATCCGGCAAGAGCACAAGGCAGCAGCCTCCGAGTAGCGCTGACGCGCGCGGTTTGCACTGGCCCGTCCGAAtgacagctaggacaaagacaacttcccacccccatatctctccacGCCTTCAGGCTCTACGAATAGGCTCTACGAATCAGGCATCCGTCACTGCCAGTCCGACCTTCACCTCCgccagcctgcctccagcttcccTTCGGCCCTGTAGCAATGACGCGCGCGGTTTGCACTGGCCCCGCGCCACCGCCCAAATCCGCCCTGCCATTACATCTTCTCCCAAAATATACAACTTCctcaacccgattccctttcttttcttattcATAGGCGAGGGTGTAGCGCCTCCTCGGCCAATGGGCAGCGACCACCTGAGCGACGAGCGCTGTGTGCTGAGTGTTGACTCCCTGCTGCTATGTGCCCGTGATTCACCTCTATTGTGAGTAATTGTTGCTGAATATCTGATTCACTTTCCCTATCTGTCACAGTTCCACTAAATTCTTTTAAATGTTTTTATCCCTAAAGTGCGAAAAATTAAAAGACGAGCAATATATCGTTATATTTGTAGAGTGGCCCGGTGCATGGTTTTTACGGAGCTCCGCCACtggttacaatgagattttaaagttattaggagatgtgctcccaaagcccaataagttgcataatgacatgtactattcaaagacaattatcaaaggtctcggtatggattatgaaaagattgatgtgtgcaaaaataattgtatgcttttcatgaaggagcatgcgggAGAGAAAAAATGTttgaaatgtggacaatctagatttgtggaatTTGTTAACGATGAGGGTGacaaggtgatgacagatgttgcatataagcagctccgctacttgccactGACTCCTTGAGTGAAACGgttgtttctatctaaaaaaccgctatgcacatgtgatggcacaaagaaggtgtccgtgataaTGATGACCTAATTGTGCACCCTTCGGATGGGGATGCTTGGCAGGgtctcgacacgtttgatccaGACTTTGTAGCAgatccgaggaatgttcgaatcggccacacaaccgatggcttcacaccttttggtcaaatggcatcatcatactcatgttggcccgtctttgttattccatacaaccttccaccttctctttgtatgaaatatgaatttatatttctttgcttaatcattctTGGCCTAGACTATCCTAGAAAGaaactcaatgtcatgttaaaacccttaactgaagagttgaaggagctttggaaaggagTTGAAGCATACAATGTTTTTaaaaaacagatattcaaacttcgagttgcgtatttgtggtcggtgcatgaccTCATGGCATATGCTATTTTTACtggttggagtacacatggtagattgacatgtccatattgccGTTCAGATACATattgcttccgtcttgctcatggtggaaagatcacttacttcgattgtcatcgatGCCGGTTGCCTAGGAAACAtccctttaggagcgataagaagaactttataaagaacaccgtggtcaccaaaggaccgcctaaatGTCTTAACGCagcagaaatatatgctcagctgaacaaccttgtcctaaatgaaaagggggacaagtacgaaggatttagagtggatcacaactggacacatatatgtggtctctgaaagctcccttatatgtcgtcattgattcttgtgcacaacattgatgtcatgcaccaagaaagtaatattgctgaagccctcatacacacctgcatgcattttgaaaaaacaaaggacaatctgaaagctcgaagagatctagcaatgctttgtgaccgaccaacccaagtgctcaatgacaatgacaagccgccacgtgccttgttttgtcttacctctaaagacaagatcgatgtaatgagatggatgaaaaaattaaatttcccgatggttatgattgaaagtcgcctagagggagtgaatagggcgaatctgaaatttacaaacttaagcataactacaagccggggttagcgttagaaatataaacgagtccgagagagagggctaaaaacaaatcacgagcaaataaagagtgagacacgatgatttgttttaccgaggttcggttcttgcaaacctactccccgttgaggtggtcacaaagaccgggtctctttcaaccctttccctctctcaaacggtcacttagaccgagtgagcttctcttctcaatcaaacgagacactaagtccccgcaaggaccactacacaattggtgtctcttgcctcgattacaaatgagttgatcacaagaaagaatgaagaagaaaaagcaatccaagcgcaagagctcaaatgaaca
This portion of the Zea mays cultivar B73 chromosome 2, Zm-B73-REFERENCE-NAM-5.0, whole genome shotgun sequence genome encodes:
- the LOC118476267 gene encoding SKP1-like protein 1; protein product: MGEKKMLTLRSSDCEEFEVEEAVLMKSEIIRFMIEDDCSDNVIPLPNVNSKTLALVIEYCNKHVHDAAKPADAAETTNASSAGGGGEVDLKKWDAEFGKVAPATLFDRVELPFFIRVELPFFDPIRATRMPKMKESEKRKTRFDKGITLNKSADPPMND